From one Bacteroides eggerthii genomic stretch:
- the nudC gene encoding NAD(+) diphosphatase, with protein sequence MEDSTEIKPSTQWFVFFNDQLLLKKGYTEKGEIKYSVPVSINPPLAPESGSNIHDVFPPNGKQVRAFATGQPVAETEEWVMIGLRASYDYISADEYLSAGKAFQILYWDEHSRFCPVCGTPMEQQTPIMKKCPKCGNEMYPPVSTAIIVLIRKGKEILLVHARNFRGTFHGLVAGFLEAGETLEQCVEREVMEETGLKVKNITYFGSQPWPYPSGLMVGFIADYESGEIKLQADELSSGSFYSKDNLPEIPRKLSIARKLIDWWLENNN encoded by the coding sequence CGCAGTGGTTCGTCTTCTTCAATGACCAACTGCTATTGAAGAAAGGATATACGGAAAAAGGAGAGATAAAATACAGCGTACCCGTCAGCATAAATCCCCCCTTGGCACCGGAAAGCGGAAGCAATATACACGACGTATTCCCGCCCAACGGTAAGCAAGTGCGGGCATTTGCTACGGGACAGCCCGTCGCAGAAACCGAAGAATGGGTAATGATAGGCTTGCGGGCTTCGTACGACTACATTTCCGCAGACGAATACCTGTCCGCCGGAAAGGCATTCCAGATACTCTATTGGGACGAGCATAGCCGTTTCTGCCCCGTATGCGGCACTCCTATGGAACAGCAAACCCCTATCATGAAGAAATGCCCGAAATGTGGAAATGAAATGTATCCTCCCGTATCTACGGCAATCATCGTACTGATACGAAAAGGTAAAGAGATACTGCTGGTACATGCACGCAACTTTCGCGGCACTTTTCATGGACTGGTAGCCGGCTTCCTTGAGGCTGGCGAAACTTTGGAGCAATGCGTAGAACGGGAAGTCATGGAAGAAACCGGACTAAAGGTGAAGAACATCACTTACTTCGGCAGCCAGCCCTGGCCCTATCCCAGCGGATTAATGGTGGGCTTCATTGCCGACTATGAAAGTGGGGAAATCAAGCTGCAAGCCGACGAACTCAGTTCCGGCTCATTCTATTCCAAAGACAACCTACCGGAAATTCCACGCAAGCTAAGCATTGCACGAAAATTGATTGACTGGTGGCTGGAAAATAATAACTAA